The proteins below are encoded in one region of Lactuca sativa cultivar Salinas chromosome 3, Lsat_Salinas_v11, whole genome shotgun sequence:
- the LOC111893489 gene encoding transcription factor GTE9 isoform X1, whose amino-acid sequence MAKKDMFPDAYSGGFPPNYESEGSGCSGRDDIDASGYEDSINHRKKWIKLSSALSDGFGVPVHVVPLSKLSPIEKKKLLLQLKSELDRLRTFQKRLDVDKPRVATISSSNDILSSNLKKSSGSGRKIDHSQKSKALNRGIMGRFSSANDTGTFTPLLKKQCENLLKKLMSHQHGWVFNKPVDVVALKIPDYFNVIKNPMDLGTIKEKLSSGKYTGPLEFVADIRLTFSNAMTYNPPGNDVHVMADVLHKFFELRWKPIEKKLPQNSQQQFEEIDLVKPIPPSKKRKITSIQQEPFPEAKLVMTSEEKLNLSRELEAHLTDLPDNIIDFLREHSSSGNEAVEDEIEIDIDDLNNDTLFKLRKMLDNHIHEQQNQGKAEPCVIELLHESGISNSTMQLYRGNDPVEEDIDIGGNEPPVSSYTPDEKEKGTSKKSDTRTTSRTSSGNLDTSGNGQNDIKATNPLEVSQKNLAAADLEEKAGTSDLIDNQSISGLDQVDHMSQQKPTSVESDSQKDDGDSAPNSRQVSPGKSYRAAVLKNRFADTIFKAREKTLIQVEKGDPEKLKREKEELENQKRKEKARLQAAAEAAENARKRAEAEAALEAKRKRDLEREAARQALLKMEKTVEIDETSRFIEDLEMLSTVNPELPMMSADETSPDHGSLEALGSFKFGASNPLEQLGLYMKRDEHEEDDADMDLQPPVMPGGINAAADVEEGEID is encoded by the exons ATGGCGAAGAAGGATATGTTCCCTGATGCCTATTCTGGTGGGTTTCCCCCCAATTATGAATCAGAAGGATCTGGTTGCTCTGGACGTGATGATATCGATGCATCTGGTTATGAGGACTCGATCAACCATAGGAAAAAATGGATCAAGCTAAGCTCTGCATTATCTGATGGTTTTGGTGTTCCTGTACATGTTGTCCCTTTGTCAAAGCTCTCACCCATAGAGAAAAAGAAATTATTACTCCAATTGAAATCTGAACTTGACAGACTTAGGACATTTCAGAAAAGATTGGATGTTGATAAGCCTCGTGTTGCCACAATATCATCTTCTAATGATATTCTTagctcaaacttgaagaaatcatCTGGCTCTGGGAGAAAGATTGACCATAGTCAAAAGTCAAAGGCCCTTAATCGTGGTATTATGGGAAGGTTTTCATCTGCTAATGACACAGGGACTTTTACTCCATTACTGAAGAAACAATGTGAGAACTTATTGAAGAAGTTGATGTCCCATCAACATGGCTGGGTGTTTAACAAACCTGTTGATGTTGTTGCATTGAAAATACCAGATTACTTCAATGTCATCAAGAATCCCATGGATTTAGGGACAATAAAAGAAAAACTTTCTTCAGGGAAATACACAGGTCCCCTTGAATTTGTCGCTGATATCCGACTCACCTTTTCCAATGCCATGACTTACAACCCCCCTGGAAATGATGTCCATGTCATGGCAGATGTTCTTCATAAGTTTTTCGAGCTAAGATGGAAGCCCATTGAAAAGAAACTACCTCAAAATTCTCAACAACAATTTGAAGAGATTGATTTGGTTAAACCAATTCCtccatcaaagaaaagaaagatcACCTCAATACAACAAGAACCGTTTCCAGAAGCTAAGTTGGTGATGACAAGTGAAGAAAAGCTTAATCTAAGCAGGGAGTTGGAAGCTCATCTTACAGATTTGCCAGATAATATCATCGATTTTTTAAGAGAACACAGCTCAAGTGGGAATGAAGCAGTAGAAGATGAAATAGAAATTGATATTGATGATCTTAATAATGATACATTGTTCAAATTACGCAAGATGTTAGACAACCATATACATGAGCAACAAAATCAAGGAAAAGCAGAGCCTTGTGTCATTGAG CTGCTACATGAATCAGGGATTAGCAACTCAACTATGCAACTATATAGAG GGAATGATCCTGTGGAAGAGGATATAGATATTGGGGGGAATGAGCCACCTGTCTCAAGCTACACTCCAGATGAAAAGGAAAAAGGAACAAGCAAGAAAAGTGACACAAGGACAACATCAAGAACCTCAAGTGGTAATTTGG ATACTAGTGGAAATGGACAAAATGACATTAAAGCCACTAACCCATTAGAGGTGTCTCAG AAAAATCTTGCTGCAGCAGATTTAGAGGAAAAGGCAGGTACAAGTGACCTGATTGATAATC AGTCAATTAGTGGGTTGGACCAAGTTGATCACATGTCTCAACAAAAGCCAACCTCTGTTGAATCAGATAGCCAAAAAGATGATG gTGACAGTGCTCCAAATTCAAGACAGGTGTCACCTGGGAAATCATACAGAGCTGCAGTATTAAAAAACCGATTTGCTGACACGATTTTCAAGGCGAGAGAAAAGACATTGATTCAGGTTGAGAAAGGGGACCCTGAGAAACTCAAAAGGGAGAAAGAagaattagaaaatcaaaaaagaaaAG aaaaagcgCGATTACAAGCTGCAGCAGAAGCAGCTGAAAACGCTCGAAAGCGAGCTGAAGCTGAAGCTGCTTTGGAAGCAAAAAGGAAAAGGGATCTTGAGAGAGAAGCTGCTCGACAGGCTTTATTGAAG ATGGAGAAAACAGTTGAAATTGATGAAACATCGCGATTTATCGAGGATCTTGAAATGCTAAGCACGGTGAATCCCGAACTACCGATGATGTCAGCAGATGAGACAAGTCCCGATCATGGATCCCTAGAAGCATTAGGCAGTTTCAAATTTGGGGCCAGCAATCCCTTGGAACAACTAGGGTTATACATGAAAAGAGATGAacatgaagaggatgatgctgaCATGGACCTCCAGCCACCTGTCATGCCAGGTGGGATCAATGCTGCTGCTGATGTGGAGGAAGGCGAAATCGATTGa
- the LOC111893489 gene encoding transcription factor GTE9 isoform X2, with protein MAKKDMFPDAYSGGFPPNYESEGSGCSGRDDIDASGYEDSINHRKKWIKLSSALSDGFGVPVHVVPLSKLSPIEKKKLLLQLKSELDRLRTFQKRLDVDKPRVATISSSNDILSSNLKKSSGSGRKIDHSQKSKALNRGIMGRFSSANDTGTFTPLLKKQCENLLKKLMSHQHGWVFNKPVDVVALKIPDYFNVIKNPMDLGTIKEKLSSGKYTGPLEFVADIRLTFSNAMTYNPPGNDVHVMADVLHKFFELRWKPIEKKLPQNSQQQFEEIDLVKPIPPSKKRKITSIQQEPFPEAKLVMTSEEKLNLSRELEAHLTDLPDNIIDFLREHSSSGNEAVEDEIEIDIDDLNNDTLFKLRKMLDNHIHEQQNQGKAEPCVIELLHESGISNSTMQLYRGNDPVEEDIDIGGNEPPVSSYTPDEKEKGTSKKSDTRTTSRTSSDTSGNGQNDIKATNPLEVSQKNLAAADLEEKAGTSDLIDNQSISGLDQVDHMSQQKPTSVESDSQKDDGDSAPNSRQVSPGKSYRAAVLKNRFADTIFKAREKTLIQVEKGDPEKLKREKEELENQKRKEKARLQAAAEAAENARKRAEAEAALEAKRKRDLEREAARQALLKMEKTVEIDETSRFIEDLEMLSTVNPELPMMSADETSPDHGSLEALGSFKFGASNPLEQLGLYMKRDEHEEDDADMDLQPPVMPGGINAAADVEEGEID; from the exons ATGGCGAAGAAGGATATGTTCCCTGATGCCTATTCTGGTGGGTTTCCCCCCAATTATGAATCAGAAGGATCTGGTTGCTCTGGACGTGATGATATCGATGCATCTGGTTATGAGGACTCGATCAACCATAGGAAAAAATGGATCAAGCTAAGCTCTGCATTATCTGATGGTTTTGGTGTTCCTGTACATGTTGTCCCTTTGTCAAAGCTCTCACCCATAGAGAAAAAGAAATTATTACTCCAATTGAAATCTGAACTTGACAGACTTAGGACATTTCAGAAAAGATTGGATGTTGATAAGCCTCGTGTTGCCACAATATCATCTTCTAATGATATTCTTagctcaaacttgaagaaatcatCTGGCTCTGGGAGAAAGATTGACCATAGTCAAAAGTCAAAGGCCCTTAATCGTGGTATTATGGGAAGGTTTTCATCTGCTAATGACACAGGGACTTTTACTCCATTACTGAAGAAACAATGTGAGAACTTATTGAAGAAGTTGATGTCCCATCAACATGGCTGGGTGTTTAACAAACCTGTTGATGTTGTTGCATTGAAAATACCAGATTACTTCAATGTCATCAAGAATCCCATGGATTTAGGGACAATAAAAGAAAAACTTTCTTCAGGGAAATACACAGGTCCCCTTGAATTTGTCGCTGATATCCGACTCACCTTTTCCAATGCCATGACTTACAACCCCCCTGGAAATGATGTCCATGTCATGGCAGATGTTCTTCATAAGTTTTTCGAGCTAAGATGGAAGCCCATTGAAAAGAAACTACCTCAAAATTCTCAACAACAATTTGAAGAGATTGATTTGGTTAAACCAATTCCtccatcaaagaaaagaaagatcACCTCAATACAACAAGAACCGTTTCCAGAAGCTAAGTTGGTGATGACAAGTGAAGAAAAGCTTAATCTAAGCAGGGAGTTGGAAGCTCATCTTACAGATTTGCCAGATAATATCATCGATTTTTTAAGAGAACACAGCTCAAGTGGGAATGAAGCAGTAGAAGATGAAATAGAAATTGATATTGATGATCTTAATAATGATACATTGTTCAAATTACGCAAGATGTTAGACAACCATATACATGAGCAACAAAATCAAGGAAAAGCAGAGCCTTGTGTCATTGAG CTGCTACATGAATCAGGGATTAGCAACTCAACTATGCAACTATATAGAG GGAATGATCCTGTGGAAGAGGATATAGATATTGGGGGGAATGAGCCACCTGTCTCAAGCTACACTCCAGATGAAAAGGAAAAAGGAACAAGCAAGAAAAGTGACACAAGGACAACATCAAGAACCTCAAGTG ATACTAGTGGAAATGGACAAAATGACATTAAAGCCACTAACCCATTAGAGGTGTCTCAG AAAAATCTTGCTGCAGCAGATTTAGAGGAAAAGGCAGGTACAAGTGACCTGATTGATAATC AGTCAATTAGTGGGTTGGACCAAGTTGATCACATGTCTCAACAAAAGCCAACCTCTGTTGAATCAGATAGCCAAAAAGATGATG gTGACAGTGCTCCAAATTCAAGACAGGTGTCACCTGGGAAATCATACAGAGCTGCAGTATTAAAAAACCGATTTGCTGACACGATTTTCAAGGCGAGAGAAAAGACATTGATTCAGGTTGAGAAAGGGGACCCTGAGAAACTCAAAAGGGAGAAAGAagaattagaaaatcaaaaaagaaaAG aaaaagcgCGATTACAAGCTGCAGCAGAAGCAGCTGAAAACGCTCGAAAGCGAGCTGAAGCTGAAGCTGCTTTGGAAGCAAAAAGGAAAAGGGATCTTGAGAGAGAAGCTGCTCGACAGGCTTTATTGAAG ATGGAGAAAACAGTTGAAATTGATGAAACATCGCGATTTATCGAGGATCTTGAAATGCTAAGCACGGTGAATCCCGAACTACCGATGATGTCAGCAGATGAGACAAGTCCCGATCATGGATCCCTAGAAGCATTAGGCAGTTTCAAATTTGGGGCCAGCAATCCCTTGGAACAACTAGGGTTATACATGAAAAGAGATGAacatgaagaggatgatgctgaCATGGACCTCCAGCCACCTGTCATGCCAGGTGGGATCAATGCTGCTGCTGATGTGGAGGAAGGCGAAATCGATTGa